The genomic region GACCGAGTTCTCCATCATTTCTTTCAGGACGGAGTGAGCGGATTCTATCACTTCCCCTGCGGCGATTTGGTTGATTAATTCCGGACTGAGTTCTTGGATCCTTCCCATATAGTTTGGACCCAGCTTGGAAGGTGGAAATCTTATGTCAAGATTGGATTTCCGGTTTAGATAGTGCTATTTCCAGTATGAATTCGGAACCTTTTCCAGGCGTACTTTGGACGGAGATATCCCCGTCCATCTTCTGAGCGAGAGCCTTACAAAGTGCGAGCCCGAGCCCTGCTCCTTGGAAAGGTTTAGTGACTCCTGAATCCACCTGTTGGAATGGATTGAATATAGAACCGAGTTTATCTTCCGGAATTCCTATACCTGAGTCTTGGACCCTAAATCTAAGTCTATAATCCAGATTGGTATCCTGGATTTTTTCTCCTGAAAGTTTGACGAATCCTTTTACCGTGAACTTCTCCGCATTTTCCAAAAGGACCAAAAGCATTGTTTTAAATCTTTCTTCGTCGCCTTCTACGATCTCCGGAAGGTTATCAGAAAGTGTCACGCTGAAATCCAGATTCTTTCTACGGATCTTGTCTTCCACCCTCATGGCCGCTTCGTAAACGGAAGCTTTCAGACTAAAACGTTTATTCAAAAGATATAATGTACCTTTTTCCAAACTGGAGGCGTCCAGCATAGAGCCCAGGATGACCATCATCGCATCCCCGCTTCTTTTGAGTAACTCCAACATTTCTTGATGTTCCGGTTTGAGATCCGAATCCAATAACATCTGAGTGATCCCCATGATCCCGTTCATAGGAGTTCTGACCTCATGGTCTACGTTTATCAAAAATTCACTTTTTGCTTTGTTGGCGGCCTCTGCCTCATCTCTTGCAAATTCCAATTCCCTGGTCCTTTTTCGGACCAACTCTTCCAGGTTGGTATTTAAAATTTCTTGTACCTTCTCTCTTTCTCTAAATCCACTCAACATCTTGTTGGATAAAGAAAGTGAATTTCCGAGTACGAATATTCCGACACCGATCCCACTCAGTTCCCATGAATCTAAAAGTTCCGCATGGAATAGTATCTCGCTTATCATGAAAAATAATAAGAAGATAAAACCGGTGAGATAAATATAAGCTCCCACCATTTTACGAGAAACTGCTTTTGCTAAAACAACCAAAGAACAGGCACCATTAAATACGAATAGGAGGTAAGAAGGATTGATCAAATAAGAATAGACCGCGGGTCCGGTAAACAAAGTGATTAAAGTAAAAATCCCTGCGAAAATATATCCTAACTTCAGGAATTTTTTTCCGAAGTTCATAGGAAACACTTCTAATAAAAAGTGCTGAGCCAAAGGCATTCCCATAAACCAGGAAATAAATTCAGTCCTAAGATATATTTCAGGTCCTACTAAAAAATGCTCGGGGAATAATCTGACTCCGGTGGAATATAACCTAAGTCCCACCGTGATGGAAAGGATCCCGAGTATCAAAGCGGAAGAATCTTTTTTATAAAAAACAGATACAAAAATATGGAATAGACCTAAAAAGAAAAGTCCTCCGCAGAGTATTCCTTCTAAGTCCCTTCTATCCATATAATATCGGCCTACACATTCCGGAGTGCCTAAGATAGGAGGTTTCCAAAGTCCTCCCTTTCTGTACTGATAATTTGAAATTTCAAAATCAAGATGCACAAGGCCTTGCCATGCGGGAAGAATAGAATAACTGGTCCTAAGTTCCAGACCATCTTCGGTCGGATCTCCTACCTTCCCCACTTCGTTAATTATTTTTCCGTTAAATAGTATTCGATAATTTGTTCCCTGGTCATAAGAAACTAAATGTAAACTTTCCACCGGGGTAGAAGAGACTAAGTCCACTCTATACAATGCTTTTCCGTATTTTGGGAATTCTCCCTCGTCGGAACCGGGCCAATCATGTTTGGTCCAACTGCCCGGAACAATACTTGTGGAAAATTTTTCAGGCTCTTTAGGAAGACTTGTATCAGGAGTGGAGCCTAACCAGGCGAACTTCCACTCTCCGGTCATTCTAAAACATTTTCCCTGCTCCCTGGATTTTTCCCAATCTATAACACCATTCTCTAATAAAGCCTTTTTAGGAGAAGGTGTACAATACGCGGAAAAGAAGAATGCCGCAATTAGAACGATAGACTTCCGTTTTGAGAAAATTCCCATAGAGTTGGCTATCTTTTATCGATTTATCGGAAATCGTCCAGGACAAAATACGGACTAAAATAGTAAGAATTGCTTGGTAGGAGTTCCTACAATCGGATTTTCCGATTCTACAAAATTCCGGCCGCGCCCCTCGCGAACGACCCATAGGAAGTGAGCGAGTCTGAGATAGCCGGAGGCGTTTATCGAAGACACGCCAAGCTATCTGCACTCGGGTCAGGCTCTTCGCTCCAATCAGCGAAGCACCATACCTTATTTCGTAAGAAAACTCTTTTCTTTTATTCCAAGCATCCATGTAAAACTCAATTGCATTCATTTTCTCGCACAGAGACACGGAGACGCAGAGGCACAAAGACGCGAAGAGTTTTGCGATTAGAAAAGTTTTAGGCCATTCTTCCTCATGCTATTTTCATTCCGAGGTTGCGCAATATGAATATTACTTAACGTTTGTAAATTTTGGGGACAAGACAAGCTAATGTCCTCCCTCTCTGCGTCTCCGTGTCTCTGCGTGCCAAAAATCTCGGCCTCTCTCAAACCGAATCCGCCTGAGAACTGATAAACGGAGCCTTAGGAGATAGGAAGTATCCGCTTAAAGAGGCGAATAATACGGGAGTAAAATTGGAAACTCCTGTCAATCCGGTGAGTAATATAGTGGTGCTGATAGGCGTTTTGGTAACGGAAGCGTTCACGGATGCCATCAAACAGATCAGTAGAAAAGATTCGTTCTCGGACGGAAAGAAATCCATAAAAAATCTACCTGCTACTGCTCCCACAAAAAATAACGGGATGATAATCCCTCCTCTCCAACCGCTGGAAACAGTGATATTGATCGCCAATATCTTTAATAGAGCTAAGGTCCCGAAAAAGATCCAATTCCCTTTGGTGACCACTATCTCATTCAACTGGTCATGTCCGAAATAACGGGTAAGCGGTTCGTAATAAGCAATACAACCTAAGAGCAATCCGCCGATCGTGGTCTTTACAAAAATAGGAAGAGTTATTTTAGAGAAAGAAAATTTAGTAATTCTGAATATTCCATAAAAGATCCAGCCGACTATTGCTCCTGCCATTCCGAATCCGATGGCGTATTGGAAATCTTCTATCCCACCCGGAACATATTGAGGAAATTCCCAAGTGGGCCCGATCCCCATATCCGTCATAAATAAGAATACAAAATAGGCGCTACAACTGGAGAGGAATGCGGGAAGAAGTGCCTCGTAATATTCTACCACATGTCTATGTTGTAGAATTTCCAACGCGAATAATGCCCCTCCTAAAGGAGAACCGAATAGAGAGGTAAATCCCGCTGCCATTCCGGCAATAGTCATGGATCTAAGCTCTTCTCCTTCTAACCCTATCTTTTCGGCAAACCAACTTCCGAAAGATCCGGTGATCTGAACGAGTGGGGCTTCCGGTCCAGCGCTTCCTCCGGAAGAAATACTAAGCAAAGAAGACAAACTCATAGAAGGATTGTTCTTAGGGTCGAGTTTTCCTCCCCTAAAACGAATATTATCGATTACTAATGAAATTTCTCCAGGTTCTCCCAAGAAATAGATTAGAAGACCTATACCTAGCCCTGACAAAGTCATGATCAGAACGATCGAATTGCCTTGGAAACCGGCTAAAAGTTTAGTAAGGTATTCCAGGATTTTCCAGAATACTGCGGAGAATACTCCCGCAAATAATCCGAGGAGTACGTACAAAATACTCCATCTGGAAAGCATGAATGGATTCTTTTTAGATAAAATGAAAACTGGATTTTTTAAAAGAGCTTGGATCCGATCCATATATCTGCCGGTTTGAAAAGTTCAGACAAAAAGAACAGACTCTTTATTTTTCGAAGTGATTACTCCGATTTTATGGACCAGTTCTCCTTTTTCTTCCAAAGCCGCAGTCGCATCTGCTACGGACTCTGGAGAAACGATGACTATGTATCCGATTCCCATATTAAAAGTGGAATACAATTCCTTTTCGGATAAAGAAGGAAAATCTTTCTGAACTCTGGCAAAGAAAGGATTTTCAGGAAGTTTATTCCTGTGGATCTCCACTGCTAAGGAATCAGGTAGCACTCTAGGAATGTTTTCATAAAAACCTCCTCCGGTGATATGCACCATTCCTTTTACTTCCGCCTTCTTGGTCAGGTTCAGTATACTCTGTACATAAATTCTTGTAGGACGAAGTGCGAATTCTTTTAAGAAATCGACTAACCCTGGATCTGCGGGAAGTTTTCTTCCACCTTCTAAATACAATTTACGGATGAGGGAAAATCCGTTGCTATGAGGACCGGAAGATTCCAAACCTAAAACGATGTCTCCTGGTTTGATCTTGGATCCATCTATTAAGTCTTCCTTCTCCACTGCACCCACTACGAATCCGCCTAAATCGTATTCGTCCGGATCCATTGTGCCGGGATGTTCCGCAGTTTCTCCGCCGAGTAATGCTGCGCCTGAAAGTTTACATCCTTTTACGATACCTGCAACGATCCTTTCCATTCTTTCCGGGATCAATTTACCGCATGCTATATAATCTAAGAAGAATAAAGGCTCTCCACCTGAGACAAGAATATCATTCACGCACATCGCAACTAAGTCTATGCCGATCGTATCATGGATATTGAATAAACGAGCGAGTTCTACCTTGGTGCCTACGCCGTCTGTGCCGCTGAGCAATATCGGGTTTTTATAATTTTTGAGGAAGGAAACGTCGAATGCGCCTGAAAATCCTCCCAGCCCGCCTAAAACTCTAGGGCCATGGGTGGATTCCACGTTTTGTTTGATCTTTTTAACGAATTCTTGGCCGGCTTCCGTATCGACTCCGGAGGATTTATAACTGATTTCTTCTTGCATGGACCCGCTCCAGAACAGAATTCCCGGATCGGGTCTAATGCCCAGAAAAAAAGCTATTTCATTTGGTCGATTTGTTCCATTGCTGAGAGCTCACCCGCAGCTGCAGGGCGAACTTTTAGAGCCTTGATCCCCGGTCCCAAGTCCACTGCTTCTCCCGCTTTTACCAAAACTCTTGCTTCGTCGTCTTTTCTGGTGATCTGAACACTACCTTCTCTCACTGCGAATGTTCCGGTTTCGTTGGCAGGGTTCACTTGGCCCCAGAATTGGGTTCCTCTAACAGCAGCTACTACGGTTGGAGTGTCGATTGAGATGGATTCGTTCTTTTTCAGTTTGGCGACTTTTACCAAAATATTACCTGAGTTGATCTTAATATAATTTTGATCCGCTCTCAATGCAGCGATAGAAGCCTCTGAACCACCTAAGAGTCTAACTGTCCCTAAAGTAGTGGTTAGGTCTAAGGTGGCGTCCTTATCCGTTTTTACGATTTCTGATTCAATAACACGATCACTTGCTTTCAGAACGGAGCCTGCTTTTTCCGCAGTCGCTTTTCCTACGATAAAGGAGACGATTGCATCCGTAGTTTCTTCTTCTTTAGGTCTGCAGAAGAAGAATAGGCTTGGAACTAATAGGATCGTAACTAGCTTTGATATGGATATAGAGTTCATACGGATTCATAAAGCTAATACAAAGCGTCTAGACCGGGAACCAAAAAAATAGTCTTTTGGAAAAAAATTTCCACCTATTATGGGGATACCTTTTGTAATAACCGAGAGGCCAGACCTTCCGTTTCCTTTAGGTTATTAGGGGAAGAAAAGAAGAGAGTGTAATTAGGCTGCCCTTGTTTTTCATCCAAATGAAGAGATCTGACTAAATGGCGGACAGTCCCCAGGTTACCATCATGAAGGATCGCCTCCGGATAAAGGTCTTTGATTTCGTTTTTCAAGAATACGTAATGTGTGCATCCCAATACAAGAGCCTTAATTCCTTGTTCTTGCGGGATTTTTAATATGTTTTTAAGAAGAAGTTTGGCATCTTCCCATTTTCCACGATCCACGAGTGCTGCAAGTCCGTCACAATTCAGGTGAACCACTCTTTCGGAGGCGCCTAATTCGGATTTTAAGTCCTGTAATTTTTCCTCCCTATGAGTAACTGAAGTTGCGAGTAACGCAATTTTTTCTCCGGGATGAGCGAGAAGCGCTGGTTTGATCGCAGGCTCCATGCCGAATACGGGTACGGATAATTCTTCCCTTAGTCTATAAGCGGAAGCGGAGGTAGCAGTATTGCAAGCAAGAAGGATCGCATCCACTTCTTCCTTTAAGAAGATATTACACACGTTACGAGTGAGATCTAAAACTTCGGAAGTTTGTTTTTCCCCATAAGGAGCATGAGCAAGATCCCCGTAATAGAGAAAATTTACGGAATAGGGAAGATCCAAGAGTTCCTTTAGAACGGAAAGTCCTCCCATTCCGGAATCCATTACTCCGATCTTAGGAACTCTTTCTTTATTGTTTCTCATATCCTAAGCGGAAGCTGTATAGTCCTCTATACTTTTTCTCAAAGTATTATAGATCCAACGGAATTTTTCCTCGTCTTCTTCCAGAAGAGTGACCCTAAAACCGTCTCTATCCGTACAGAAAGAAGAAAGTGGAACCACACAAATACCTGTAGAAGCCAGAAGATAATACACAAATCTACGGTCCGGAGCACAATTCCCGAGAAGAGGACGGATAAATTCCTCCGCCTGAAGATTAGAGATCGGAAGAGTCATCTTATCTCCCAAAACTCCCTTATCAAATGCAACAGTAAGATAGAATGCACCCTTAGGTTCTACAACAGTAACACCTTTGAGTCCTTTAAAAGACTCGGTGGCAAGTTTTGCCTTCTTCCTGAACTTCTCATTTCTTTCCTTTAAGTGGGGAAGGAACTGAGGATGGGAATATACTTCCGGAATTGCCATCTGAGGAAGTGTGGTGGAACATACCTCCAACATCTTAGCGTCCAAAAGAGATTTTGCATAACGTGCAAAAACGGGATCCTTGTCTTTGTTGAATATCTCCAGCCAACCGCATCTTCCACCCGGCCAAGGAAATTCCTTGGACACGGAACGAAGAGCCATTCCAGGCACCTTATTTCCTATCACTTCCGAAAGATGGATCGTTCCGGTCTCCGAATAATTCACATGAGCGTATGTCTCGTCGCAGATGAGCATTACATCGTATTTTTCCGCAATCTTAACGATCTCACGCATTACATTTTTATCATATACTGCGCCGGTAGGATTATCCGGATTGATGAGAAGAATTCCAGCAATCGAATCGTTGTATTTGACCTTATTCTCTATATCTTCCAGATCAGGCATCCAACCCTGCTCCGGATTCAAATTATAGGTCATATGCTCATAACCTGAGTGAGCCGCTTCCGCAGAAGATAGTGTAGAATATGCAGGACTTGGTCCTATAACTCGAGCTTCTCTTCTTAAAAATCCGAAAATTTTAGCGACTGCGTCACCAAGTCCGTTGAAGAATAATATATCCTCCGCGGTGATCTGGGCTCCGCCTCTTTCGTTCACTTTATCCGCTAAAAAATTTCTGGTCTTCTCATATCCTTGTGTAGCCGTATAGGCCCAGGACTTGTCTTCGAGGATCAGATCCGAAACGATCTTTTTCATCCAAGGAGCGACCTTCTCTCCTTTTTGTATGGGGTCCCCGATATTCTCGTACGTGATCGGAACTCCAAGAGCTTCTAACTTTTTAGCGACTCCTACGATCTGACGGATCTCGTAAATGAGAGCATCAGCACCGCTATGAACGATATTTCTTCTCATGTCTAGCCTTATGATTTTAGAAAAATTATTTCTGTATCAATCTAACGGTCAGTTCTTGCAGGGATTTTTCCCTGTAGATCCTAAGTTTTAACCTGCCGCCTAATCCTACTATTCCGACCTGTTCCCTCAGATCATTAATATTTTTAACTTGGACTCCGTTTGCTTCCATAATGAAATCATATCGTTTCAAACCGGAACTTTCCGCAGAAGAACCCGAGTCCATATCATAGACCAGAACTCCTTTCCAGTCCGCAGGGATCCCGAGTGCCTTTCTGTGATCCGGAAGTGGGACAGTCGCCATCACACCCAGAGTTGCAGGTCTGATAATTCTGCCCTTATTCTCTTCGATAAGCTGGATTATCTTTTTGGCATAATTCATCGGGATGGCAAAACCGATGCCGGTGTTTCTACCTGAGTCGCTCCGGATCAAACGATTGATCCCGATTACTTCTCCGTAAATGTTTAGAAGAGGTCCGCCGCTGGAACCGGGATTGATCATGCTGTCAGTTTGGATATGGGTCTGGCCTGTCTCGTCCAGATCTTCTCTATATTTTGCAGAAACCACACCCACTGAAAAAGATCTTTCTAAACCGAAAGGAGAACCGATTGCGATCGCCCAGTCCCCCACTTCTATCTTGTCGGAATCGCCGAAAGAAACGGGTTTGAGCCCGCTTCCTTCTTTAATTTTGAGAAGAGCGATGTCCGCTCGTTCATGGCTTCCCACAAATTTAGCGGGGAAAACACTACCGTCTGAAGCGATCACTTCTATACTTTCTGCGTCAGAGATAACGTGAAAATTTGTGACAACATATCCTTTTTCGTGGATTAAAAATCCGCTTCCGAAGGAGGAAAGTTTTTCGGTGCGATAATCGAAATATTGATACGGACTTGTGATCGCTTCCGTTTTTTTGGTTCTGATAGAAACTACAGAATCCTTGGAAGAATTATAAACATTTCGGAAAGCATTCTGCAATTGGATCCCGGCTCTTTGGTCGGAATAGCCGAGCGGTTTGCCTCCTCGGAAAAAGGAGGACAAACCTCCTTCTCCCGGAAGAATGAGGACGAATAGGAATAAAACCAAAAGTCCGATATTGACCCAAACGATTTTAGGAAGACGAATATTCATGCAATCAGACTCAACCCACCTTCTACCTAACGGAAAGAATCGTCGACTCGGATTCTTTTCCGGGATACCCGTTTTGTTTTTTCTATTCTTTTCCGGCCAAGGATGTATTCCTTATCTCTATCATCTTGGAAAAGAACAGGCAAAGATCCTGCTACAAAGAAAAGCGATCCCAGAAGTTTTAGCAGATCCTGAAATACCGGAAACTACAAAAACAAAATTAAAAGAAGTGGAGAAGATCAGAGATTTCGGCGTCCAAGAACTGGCACTCTCTCCCGAAGGTGGATTTAAAAGTTTCGTACAATTGGACCGGCCTGCAATCGGTTGGCATGTAAGCGCCTGCCATCCTTTACGTTTTGAATCCTACACTTGGTGGTTCCCAATCGCAGGAACAGTTCCTTATAAAGGATATTTCTCATTAGAAAAAGCGAAAGAAGAAGAACAGTCCTTGAAAGAACAAGGCTTCGATACTAGAATACGGATCACTGCGGGATATTCCACTTTGGGATGGTTCGAAGATCCGCTATTCTCCTCCCAACTTTATGAAGATCCGGGAGATCTGGCCTCGATCGTCATCCATGAAATGGCACATGCTACGGTGTATTTTCCGGGAGATTCCTTATTTAACGAAAGTTATGCGAGTTTCGTAGAAGATGCCGGTTCAGATGAATACGTCCTAAAGATCGGCGGCCCAAAACTTTTAGAAGAAAGAAAAAGATCGGAAGAAGAAACGAAACTTTATAAAAATATAATTATAGAAACTGCAAATTTACTCAAAGCCGCATATTCGGAAGGCGGCACGGAAGATGTTCTGCGCAAGAAAAAGTCGGATATCATTTCAAATTTTCGTAAAAAGATCCTACAAACGAAATGGACTAAGATCAATTCCAAAAAACTTGCAGAAAGAGATTGGAATAACGAGGATTTTATAGGAATGCTTAGATATAATTCCGGATCTGGGTACTTTAAGAGAAGGTTTGAAGAAGTTGGAAAAAACTTTTCTAAGTTTCATGAGGAGATGAGGAAATTGAAAGAGAAGAGTGCGGAGGAGAGGAAGGCATTGCTGGAGGAGAAGTAAATCTGCCTGTTTGTTGGAATTCCTACAGACTTAGCGTGTAAAATTTAGTTGTGGAGATGAGGATTTCGTGATATAGGGGACAGCGCTCTCCCACGAGCCACTCCCCGCCACCCGAACCTGGGCGGGGGCGATCTCGAACCAATGTAGGAACTCCTACATGTTACTCTTTAACAACAAATGAAGTAGTGAACAACCTGTAACCGTTCCAATACTTATCCACCGGATACACTTCTCTCATCGTATCCATCGTTTTCAGAAAACGGCTTCGAAGAGAAGTTTTAGGGTCTTCCTTTCTGGAGGAAATCTCTTTTAAGAATCTAGAATTATGGGTATCCGTCTGGGATCCAAGGTTTACGATCCCCGGCCCCTTCCAGGATTTTCCTAAATAATATAATGAATCTCTTAAGCTTAAAGAAGCATTCCCCAAACCTTCTAAGAAAGAAGAAGCCAATATCCAAACACCCTGCAAAGTTCCCGGCTCCGCTTCGGAAACGGATCTATTCCCAAATAAAATTCCTTTCTCTCTATCTTCCACCAAAGGGACACGAAGCACATGAAAAGGAGTGATCGAAGGATTTCCCTTAGGGGAAAGTTCTAAGTTTTCCAATTGGAGCAACTGTGAATACCAACCCGGAGAGCTTGGATCATCCTTAGTGACGATCCCAAACCCATCCCAGAATTCTTCTTTTTCCTTATGCACCGGATTTTTCAATAATGTCTCCGGATCTGCAACATAATAGATCTCTTCATCCGCTTTAGGCAAAATTGGAGCCAAAAAATGATAAGAAGAAAGATATAGATACGTGGTCTTATTTTTAGAAGGACGGATATTCTGGCGTATCTCGGTTTCCAAAGCTTCTCTTAATAAAACTTCAGCTCCACCCTTATCCGCTTCCTCGTTATATTTATAAATAGAAGCTCGGACCTTTCGATTGTCCTTAAATGCAAGATCTCCTTTAGATTTACCTTTTGTAAATTTGATATAAAAAGTTTTCAAGCCCAGGTCCATCAATGCCAAGAACTCTTGGTTTTCAGGGATTTTTTCCTCTAATACAAAGGACACCTTGTTAAAGTTAGGAAGATCGGAATAAGAAATAGGACGCCCAAACAAAGCGGAACGAACCGCGGAAATTTTATCCTTGATCAATCCCAGGTCGAAGAAGGTTTCGGAATCGTTCTGCTGAAAGGAAAGGGTCTGTAAATATGTTATAAAATCGTTAAGTTCCCTTCTTTCGAAAGAGCTGAACTTTTTCTTTTTTCTATGTTTAACGAAACGATTCGCCAATTCCACAAATTCGGAAGACTTTTTAGTCGAAGCGTTTTCATATTCGGAAAGATATTCCGAAAAACCGGATACGGATATTTTGCCGGGCTTTCCACCTTCTAAATAAGAAATTTTGGAATTTATAAATTCGATTTCGGAAGAATAGATCTCATCCGAAATTCCTTTTGTTTTGGAGATCCAATTCTTTGCCTTATCATAATCTCCTCTGGAAAGATAAGCTTTTGAGAACTCCAACATGATCCTAACTTGTCTCGGAAAATTTTTCTTAAAATTTTCCTGGTCCACAAAAGAATTCAAAAATTCTTCCATTTCCTTTCCGGTTTCTTCTGGAAGGGAATAACGTAATAGATCCAACACGGAAGATCTGGACTCTGTATCTAATGTTTGGAATAAAGCCTTGGAAGAGCTATGGATCTCTGAATATAAAGATAGAGGCGATATCCTATGCCCCATTTTTTTACGGTTCTCTAAAAATGCCAAATGCCT from Leptospira dzoumogneensis harbors:
- the lsa19 gene encoding adhesin Lsa19, with translation MNSISISKLVTILLVPSLFFFCRPKEEETTDAIVSFIVGKATAEKAGSVLKASDRVIESEIVKTDKDATLDLTTTLGTVRLLGGSEASIAALRADQNYIKINSGNILVKVAKLKKNESISIDTPTVVAAVRGTQFWGQVNPANETGTFAVREGSVQITRKDDEARVLVKAGEAVDLGPGIKALKVRPAAAGELSAMEQIDQMK
- a CDS encoding sensor histidine kinase, producing the protein MGIFSKRKSIVLIAAFFFSAYCTPSPKKALLENGVIDWEKSREQGKCFRMTGEWKFAWLGSTPDTSLPKEPEKFSTSIVPGSWTKHDWPGSDEGEFPKYGKALYRVDLVSSTPVESLHLVSYDQGTNYRILFNGKIINEVGKVGDPTEDGLELRTSYSILPAWQGLVHLDFEISNYQYRKGGLWKPPILGTPECVGRYYMDRRDLEGILCGGLFFLGLFHIFVSVFYKKDSSALILGILSITVGLRLYSTGVRLFPEHFLVGPEIYLRTEFISWFMGMPLAQHFLLEVFPMNFGKKFLKLGYIFAGIFTLITLFTGPAVYSYLINPSYLLFVFNGACSLVVLAKAVSRKMVGAYIYLTGFIFLLFFMISEILFHAELLDSWELSGIGVGIFVLGNSLSLSNKMLSGFREREKVQEILNTNLEELVRKRTRELEFARDEAEAANKAKSEFLINVDHEVRTPMNGIMGITQMLLDSDLKPEHQEMLELLKRSGDAMMVILGSMLDASSLEKGTLYLLNKRFSLKASVYEAAMRVEDKIRRKNLDFSVTLSDNLPEIVEGDEERFKTMLLVLLENAEKFTVKGFVKLSGEKIQDTNLDYRLRFRVQDSGIGIPEDKLGSIFNPFQQVDSGVTKPFQGAGLGLALCKALAQKMDGDISVQSTPGKGSEFILEIALSKPEIQS
- a CDS encoding pyridoxal phosphate-dependent aminotransferase, translated to MRRNIVHSGADALIYEIRQIVGVAKKLEALGVPITYENIGDPIQKGEKVAPWMKKIVSDLILEDKSWAYTATQGYEKTRNFLADKVNERGGAQITAEDILFFNGLGDAVAKIFGFLRREARVIGPSPAYSTLSSAEAAHSGYEHMTYNLNPEQGWMPDLEDIENKVKYNDSIAGILLINPDNPTGAVYDKNVMREIVKIAEKYDVMLICDETYAHVNYSETGTIHLSEVIGNKVPGMALRSVSKEFPWPGGRCGWLEIFNKDKDPVFARYAKSLLDAKMLEVCSTTLPQMAIPEVYSHPQFLPHLKERNEKFRKKAKLATESFKGLKGVTVVEPKGAFYLTVAFDKGVLGDKMTLPISNLQAEEFIRPLLGNCAPDRRFVYYLLASTGICVVPLSSFCTDRDGFRVTLLEEDEEKFRWIYNTLRKSIEDYTASA
- a CDS encoding chloride channel protein, whose product is MDRIQALLKNPVFILSKKNPFMLSRWSILYVLLGLFAGVFSAVFWKILEYLTKLLAGFQGNSIVLIMTLSGLGIGLLIYFLGEPGEISLVIDNIRFRGGKLDPKNNPSMSLSSLLSISSGGSAGPEAPLVQITGSFGSWFAEKIGLEGEELRSMTIAGMAAGFTSLFGSPLGGALFALEILQHRHVVEYYEALLPAFLSSCSAYFVFLFMTDMGIGPTWEFPQYVPGGIEDFQYAIGFGMAGAIVGWIFYGIFRITKFSFSKITLPIFVKTTIGGLLLGCIAYYEPLTRYFGHDQLNEIVVTKGNWIFFGTLALLKILAINITVSSGWRGGIIIPLFFVGAVAGRFFMDFFPSENESFLLICLMASVNASVTKTPISTTILLTGLTGVSNFTPVLFASLSGYFLSPKAPFISSQADSV
- a CDS encoding S1C family serine protease — translated: MNIRLPKIVWVNIGLLVLFLFVLILPGEGGLSSFFRGGKPLGYSDQRAGIQLQNAFRNVYNSSKDSVVSIRTKKTEAITSPYQYFDYRTEKLSSFGSGFLIHEKGYVVTNFHVISDAESIEVIASDGSVFPAKFVGSHERADIALLKIKEGSGLKPVSFGDSDKIEVGDWAIAIGSPFGLERSFSVGVVSAKYREDLDETGQTHIQTDSMINPGSSGGPLLNIYGEVIGINRLIRSDSGRNTGIGFAIPMNYAKKIIQLIEENKGRIIRPATLGVMATVPLPDHRKALGIPADWKGVLVYDMDSGSSAESSGLKRYDFIMEANGVQVKNINDLREQVGIVGLGGRLKLRIYREKSLQELTVRLIQK
- the murI gene encoding glutamate racemase, giving the protein MRNNKERVPKIGVMDSGMGGLSVLKELLDLPYSVNFLYYGDLAHAPYGEKQTSEVLDLTRNVCNIFLKEEVDAILLACNTATSASAYRLREELSVPVFGMEPAIKPALLAHPGEKIALLATSVTHREEKLQDLKSELGASERVVHLNCDGLAALVDRGKWEDAKLLLKNILKIPQEQGIKALVLGCTHYVFLKNEIKDLYPEAILHDGNLGTVRHLVRSLHLDEKQGQPNYTLFFSSPNNLKETEGLASRLLQKVSP
- a CDS encoding aminopeptidase, producing the protein MQSDSTHLLPNGKNRRLGFFSGIPVLFFLFFSGQGCIPYLYHLGKEQAKILLQRKAIPEVLADPEIPETTKTKLKEVEKIRDFGVQELALSPEGGFKSFVQLDRPAIGWHVSACHPLRFESYTWWFPIAGTVPYKGYFSLEKAKEEEQSLKEQGFDTRIRITAGYSTLGWFEDPLFSSQLYEDPGDLASIVIHEMAHATVYFPGDSLFNESYASFVEDAGSDEYVLKIGGPKLLEERKRSEEETKLYKNIIIETANLLKAAYSEGGTEDVLRKKKSDIISNFRKKILQTKWTKINSKKLAERDWNNEDFIGMLRYNSGSGYFKRRFEEVGKNFSKFHEEMRKLKEKSAEERKALLEEK
- the purM gene encoding phosphoribosylformylglycinamidine cyclo-ligase, which produces MQEEISYKSSGVDTEAGQEFVKKIKQNVESTHGPRVLGGLGGFSGAFDVSFLKNYKNPILLSGTDGVGTKVELARLFNIHDTIGIDLVAMCVNDILVSGGEPLFFLDYIACGKLIPERMERIVAGIVKGCKLSGAALLGGETAEHPGTMDPDEYDLGGFVVGAVEKEDLIDGSKIKPGDIVLGLESSGPHSNGFSLIRKLYLEGGRKLPADPGLVDFLKEFALRPTRIYVQSILNLTKKAEVKGMVHITGGGFYENIPRVLPDSLAVEIHRNKLPENPFFARVQKDFPSLSEKELYSTFNMGIGYIVIVSPESVADATAALEEKGELVHKIGVITSKNKESVLFV